A stretch of Stenotrophomonas indicatrix DNA encodes these proteins:
- a CDS encoding TrbI/VirB10 family protein yields MSQQNTPGNDPNNGQGESNSPYGSTPGAAPEAPANPYFGNAQSGAAPDLDASAPQLRSAEEQRLNRKALLFLGGIVVLLVAMGMLLFRKGQNDDAAPKVKEVARATTPQLPNVAPAPTPEVATAAEPIEMLPALPPPPAPRNNASFMPQREDRDERPIERGPSLLDRRIGSSGGTSAGDAQGQGGAGGGMSEYQRAMIANLQGQNGGGAPARVRRGPDVDDVSSATHINSPDALLVRGTYLRCVLETRIITDLAGYTSCLLTEPVYSINGRSLLLPKGSKIYGAYGGGPAGKRVEVIWDRITTPNGIDVAMSSPGVDGLGGAGHPGQYSAHWGSRIASALMISLIADAFKYAAAEHGPETTTVANNGMTIQSPYESSTARTMERLANEALSSGRRPPTVTINQGTIVNVYVAKDVDFTNVLNARR; encoded by the coding sequence GAGCCAGCAGAACACTCCCGGAAACGATCCGAACAACGGGCAGGGCGAGAGCAATAGTCCGTATGGCAGCACTCCCGGCGCTGCACCTGAAGCACCTGCCAACCCCTATTTCGGCAACGCCCAGTCCGGCGCCGCGCCGGATCTGGACGCCAGTGCGCCGCAACTGCGCTCTGCTGAAGAGCAGCGTCTGAACCGCAAGGCGTTGCTGTTCCTGGGCGGCATCGTGGTGTTGCTGGTGGCAATGGGTATGCTGCTGTTCCGCAAGGGACAGAATGACGACGCTGCGCCCAAGGTGAAGGAAGTCGCTCGTGCGACGACGCCTCAGTTGCCGAACGTCGCTCCGGCACCGACGCCGGAAGTCGCAACCGCAGCGGAGCCGATTGAAATGCTGCCGGCGCTGCCGCCGCCGCCTGCGCCTCGCAACAACGCCAGCTTCATGCCGCAGCGGGAGGATCGCGACGAACGGCCCATCGAGCGTGGCCCGTCGCTGCTGGATCGTCGCATCGGATCATCCGGCGGTACCAGTGCAGGTGATGCCCAGGGACAGGGGGGCGCTGGCGGCGGCATGAGCGAGTACCAACGCGCCATGATCGCCAATCTACAAGGGCAGAATGGCGGAGGTGCGCCGGCGCGGGTACGTCGTGGTCCCGATGTCGACGATGTGTCCAGTGCAACCCACATCAACAGCCCTGACGCATTGCTGGTGCGTGGCACCTACCTGCGCTGCGTGCTCGAAACCCGCATCATCACCGATCTGGCCGGCTATACGTCCTGCCTGCTGACCGAGCCGGTCTATTCGATCAATGGCCGTAGCCTGCTGCTGCCGAAGGGCTCCAAGATCTATGGTGCGTATGGCGGTGGTCCTGCCGGCAAGCGCGTCGAGGTCATCTGGGACCGCATCACCACTCCGAATGGCATCGACGTGGCGATGTCCAGCCCTGGCGTTGACGGCCTGGGTGGCGCCGGTCATCCGGGTCAGTACAGCGCGCACTGGGGCAGCCGCATTGCTTCGGCGTTGATGATCAGCCTGATCGCGGACGCCTTCAAGTATGCCGCAGCCGAGCATGGGCCTGAGACAACGACGGTTGCCAATAACGGCATGACGATCCAGTCACCCTATGAAAGCTCGACCGCACGCACCATGGAGCGCCTGGCCAACGAAGCGCTCAGCAGCGGCCGTCGTCCGCCGACGGTCACCATCAACCAGGGCACCATCGTGAACGTTTACGTCGCCAAAGACGTGGACTTCACCAACGTGCTGAACGCCCGCCGGTAA